CCAGTAATAAAGATACCCGAAAGAGAGACCCAGGATTAACCTTGGGACAAATCCATAAAACTGAAGATGGATAGCGCTGAAGAGTATTGCTGTAAGCCAGATTGCTGTATGAGGCGACCTGAAAAAACCGTAAAAAATCCTTTGAAGAACACCTCTGAAAAACAACTCCTCACTTATTGCAGGAAGAATCGCGATAATAAAGAGATTCAGAAACAGTACTCCGCCACTGTCAGAAGTGAGAAGTAATCCAATCAAATCCGCTGCCTCATCCTCCTTTGACCTCATCCACTCCTCAAGACCTGATAACCACTCGGGAAATTTCATTGCTGAGTTTATCTCTCCTGCAATACCATTGACCGGAAGAATGCAGAAAGCGAGTAAAACAACTATGGCTATTTCATTGAAATTCGGTTTGTTAAAATCATTCAGACCAGATTTAATATCAGGCAGTAATAACCTTCTTACCATTATTGCAGGAATTAACAGAAAAGAAATACTCTGAACGATAAGCAGGTATCTGAAGAACATTATGTCCTTATCTCCAATATCAGCAAATATATCTTCAGACATTGCTCCAAAATCAATCCCTGAAAAAGGTAGTCCTGCCAGAAACAAAACCAGGAAAATTGCCCCTCCTAAAATAAATGCAATCAGAAGTGCCACAACTAATTGCAGGAGAGGAGATTTGCCGTATAATGTGAAATGGCTCCGGTTCTCGTTCATTTTGTTAATTTTGCAGCAGATTTTAGCACTTTTTCCTTAGTGTCCCTTCGTGTTGAACTTCGTGTCCTTCGTGGTAAAAAAATAACCGCTAAGGACTCAAAGTCCCGATAGCTATCGGGAACACAATGGATCACAAAGGATCTATCGTTATAAAATTAAAGATAATAAATTACTCTTGAAAATCGCCAACATATCGCTGCCTGAGTTCCCGCTTTTCCTTGCACCAATGGAAGACATAACAGATCCTTCATTCCGGATGGTATGCAAGAATATGGGTGCCGATGTTATGTATACAGAGTTCATTTCATCTGACGGACTTATAAGGGATGGACTGAAAAGTGTAAAGAAGCTTGACATTTACGATTATGAACGGCCAATCGGAATTCAGCTCTACGGACACCTCATCGATGCAATGGTAGAAGCAGCTCATATCGCCGAAGAGGCACAACCCGAAATGATAGATATTAACTTCGGCTGCCCGGTTAAGAAAATAGCAAACAGGGGAGCCGGATCAGGAATGATGAGGAATATTCCCCTGATGGTTGAAATGACGGAGGCAATCGTTAAAGCTGTGAAATTACCTGTAACAGTAAAAACAAGACTGGGCTGGGACGATGACAGTAAGATAATTGTAGATGTGGCAGAACAGCTGCAGGATGTTGGTATCAGGGCCTTAACAATACATGGCAGAACACGGGCACAGATGTACAAGGGACAGGCCGACTGGACACTCATCGGGGAAGTGAAGAACAACCAGAGAATGAAAATACCAATTATAGGCAATGGAGATATTGATGGTCCGGTTAAAGCAAAGGAGATGTTCGACAGATATGGTGTTGATGGCATTATGATTGGCCGGGCAACTGTAGGAAGACCCTGGATTTTCAGAGATATAAAGCATTACCTGAAGACAGGAGAGCTATTACCTGAGCCATCAGTTCTTGAAAAAGCTGACATCGCTCTTCTTCATCTCGATAAATCACTTGAGTTTAAAGAAGGGAAAAGAGCCATCTTCGAGATGCGCCGCCATCTCTCAAATTATTTTAAGGGGCTTCCCCATTTCAAGGAAACAAGGTTGAAACTTCTTACTGCTCCGGAGGCAGATGATATCAGAGTAATAATTGAAGAAATAAAACAGAAGTGGGGTGACTTCAGAACTGAGGATACTACCTCGGTTTACGGAATCTGATACTGCTCTTATTTAGGAGATTCCTCATTCCGCTACGCTTCATTCGGAATGACAGTTTTTATTTAAACAGTGGGGGGGTCGGAGAAGAATTGTATGCAATGCACACAATTCTTCTCCGACCCCCTTATTATACCATAATTCCCTGTCATTCCGAGTGTTAGCGAGGAATC
The nucleotide sequence above comes from Bacteroidales bacterium. Encoded proteins:
- a CDS encoding CPBP family intramembrane metalloprotease; the encoded protein is MNENRSHFTLYGKSPLLQLVVALLIAFILGGAIFLVLFLAGLPFSGIDFGAMSEDIFADIGDKDIMFFRYLLIVQSISFLLIPAIMVRRLLLPDIKSGLNDFNKPNFNEIAIVVLLAFCILPVNGIAGEINSAMKFPEWLSGLEEWMRSKEDEAADLIGLLLTSDSGGVLFLNLFIIAILPAISEELFFRGVLQRIFYGFFRSPHTAIWLTAILFSAIHLQFYGFVPRLILGLSFGYLYYWGRTLWLPLVAHFVNNATAVAGEYLQGSEPAEVVSEMADWTRYLFLPAPLIISVIILLYFRHKFEREKTENLKITEEADQAQF
- the dusB gene encoding tRNA dihydrouridine synthase DusB → MKIANISLPEFPLFLAPMEDITDPSFRMVCKNMGADVMYTEFISSDGLIRDGLKSVKKLDIYDYERPIGIQLYGHLIDAMVEAAHIAEEAQPEMIDINFGCPVKKIANRGAGSGMMRNIPLMVEMTEAIVKAVKLPVTVKTRLGWDDDSKIIVDVAEQLQDVGIRALTIHGRTRAQMYKGQADWTLIGEVKNNQRMKIPIIGNGDIDGPVKAKEMFDRYGVDGIMIGRATVGRPWIFRDIKHYLKTGELLPEPSVLEKADIALLHLDKSLEFKEGKRAIFEMRRHLSNYFKGLPHFKETRLKLLTAPEADDIRVIIEEIKQKWGDFRTEDTTSVYGI